The Arachis hypogaea cultivar Tifrunner chromosome 16, arahy.Tifrunner.gnm2.J5K5, whole genome shotgun sequence genome contains a region encoding:
- the LOC112758229 gene encoding uncharacterized protein: protein MEPQKSDNNDQPPTHPSVQKSVLDCVREKAARATMEGLTDDASFMDVVAQIHEHIIRSERTTRSAMSTQLQHSMRLTEIVAGHSTMLDILWSKHVGRKSSQGLDKGPKSKEGVCASKRKVCSSARLEMVASKAKDVRRLCGEKQMKVDVKRSKGKCNHTKKAASRGDKPCQKPLKRKLEFSMASDSDVEVSADLIEFGTPYNNGRNRCGLVQGEDMPQVFYLMFRPPDGMFFSNLELAVVSYVFDAHLDKRLVYLTGTIHYLKKCS from the exons ATGGAGCCGCAAAAGAGCGACAACAATGACCAGCCTCCAACGCATCCATCGGTGCAGAAGTCGGTGTTGGACTGTGTGAG GGAGAAGGCAGCAAGAGCAACAATGGAGGGTCTTACGGATGATGCTTCCTTCATGGATGTTGTTGCTCAGATTCATGAG CACATCATTCGAAGTGAGAGGACTACAAGGTCAGCTATGTCAACACAGTTACAACATTCAATGAGGTTAACAGAGATTGTGGCTGGCCACTCAACCATGTTAGACATCCTATGGTCGAAACATGTGGGTCGAAAGAGTTCACAGGGACTGGACAAAGGACCCAAGAGCAAAGAAGGGGTGTGTGCATCAAAGAGGAAAGTGTGCTCTAGTGCAAGGCTGGAAATGGTGGCTTCAAAGGCAAAAGACGTGAGACGTCTCTGCGGAGAGAAACAGATGAAAGTCGACGTGAAGAGGTCAAAAGGGAAGTGCAATCATACTAAGAAAGCGGCGTCCAGAGGTGATAAGCCCTGCCAGAAGCCATTGAAG AGGAAGTTGGAGTTTTCCATGGCGTCTGACAGTGATGTGGAAGTCTCAGCTGATTTGATTGAGTTCGGCACACCCTATAACAATGGACGCAACCGATGTGGACTGGTGCAGGGGGAAGACATGCCCCAG GTTTTTTACCTCATGTTCAGGCCCCCGGATGGCATGTTCTTCTCAAACCTTGAGCTCGCGGTTGTGTCATATGTTTTCGATGCCCATCTGGACAAAAGGTTAGTTTACTTGACAGGTACTATTCACTATTTGAAAAAGTGTTCATAA
- the LOC112758228 gene encoding benzyl alcohol O-benzoyltransferase — protein MVSSSSPSIVFTVKRCEPELVAPASPTPHEVKQLSDIDDQEGLRYQLPIINIYRHNPSIEGKDPVKVIRDALSRTLVFYYPFAGRLREGHGGKLMVDCTAEGVLFIEADADVPLDQLGEALQPPFPCYKELLYNVPGSDGIVGCPLLLLQVTRFKCGGFSVGIRVNHTMVDATGIVQFMNAMAEISRGSHQPSILPVWCRELLTARDPPRITCNHREFEEAKDIKEWETIIDDKNMIKRNFFFGPTEIASLRCLTLNQSAECTGFELITACLWYCLVKALQLPPEKEVRMYCVVNARARFNPPMPIGYYGNAISFPAAVSTVEKLCENPFEYIVKLIKKAKAETTEEYMHSLADLMVIKGRPLTTRAWSFLVSKVTRIGFRKVDFGWGNAVYGGISGDKIFGELTLMDCENANGEEGVIVPLYLPANAMKRFAKEMDDLLLIPNQNCK, from the exons ATGGTTTCATCATCATCTCCCTCTATAGTGTTTACAGTGAAAAGGTGCGAACCAGAGCTAGTGGCTCCGGCCTCGCCCACTCCCCATGAAGTTAAACAACTATCAGACATAGATGATCAAGAAGGGCTACGTTACCAACTTCCAATCATAAATATATATCGTCACAATCCATCAATAGAAGGAAAAGACCCAGTAAAGGTGATAAGAGATGCACTCTCAAGAACACTTGTGTTTTACTACCCATTTGCCGGTAGGCTTAGGGAGGGTCATGGCGGCAAGTTGATGGTTGATTGCACTGCAGAGGGTGTATTGTTCATTGAGGCCGATGCTGACGTGCCACTTGATCAACTTGGTGAAGCTCTTCAACCTCCATTCCCTTGCTATAAGGAATTGCTTTACAATGTTCCTGGCTCAGATGGAATTGTCGGCTGTCCCCTTCTACTCTTACag GTCACACGCTTTAAGTGCGGCGGTTTTTCTGTCGGCATACGGGTGAACCACACGATGGTAGATGCAACTGGTATTGTGCAATTCATGAACGCCATGGCTGAAATCTCTCGAGGGTCTCATCAACCTTCCATTCTACCCGTTTGGTGTAGGGAGCTTCTAACTGCAAGAGACCCGCCACGCATCACATGCAACCATCGAGAATTTGAGGAAGCAAAAGATATTAAGGAATGGGAAACCATTATTGATGACAAAAACATGATTAAACGAAATTTCTTCTTTGGACCCACTGAAATAGCTTCTCTTCGCTGCTTGACTCTAAATCAATCCGCTGAATGTACTGGATTTGAGCTCATCACTGCATGCCTCTGGTATTGTCTTGTAAAAGCATTGCAACTACCACCAGAAAAAGAAGTTCGAATGTATTGTGTCGTCAATGCTCGTGCTAGATTTAACCCTCCCATGCCAATCGGTTATTATGGAAACGCTATATCATTTCCGGCGGCGGTCTCCACCGTAGAGAAGCTATGTGAAAATCCATTTGAATATATTGTGAAGTTAATAAAAAAAGCGAAAGCCGAGACAACAGAAGAATACATGCATTCTTTAGCAGATTTAATGGTGATTAAGGGACGACCTTTGACTACAAGAGCATGGTCTTTTCTTGTGTCAAAGGTGACACGTATTGGGTTTAGAAAAGTggattttgggtggggaaatgcAGTGTATGGTGGGATAAGTGGCGACAAGATTTTTGGAGAACTCACTCTCATGGATTGTGAGAATGCAAATGGAGAAGAAGGTGTTATAGTTCCACTTTACTTGCCTGCCAATGCTATGAAGAGGTTTGCAAAAGAAATGGATGATTTGCTTCTGATCccaaatcagaattgcaaataa